In the Vicinamibacteria bacterium genome, CAGGACGTCCTGGTATACGAGGAAAAGGACGAGACATTCGATGTCTCGGTCCTCAGAACGAAATCCGAGCGGTACGTCATGATTCGCTCCTCGCAGACGTTGAGCACCGAGTACCGGCTTCTCGACGCGAACGAGCCCCAGGGCGATTTCACGGTGATCCAGCCGCGGGAGCGCGATCATGAGTACTTCGTGGATCACCACGGCGACAGACTTACGATCAGGACCAACTGGAACGCCACCAACTTCCGCCTGATGGAAACCCCGGTGACCTCGCCGACGAAGGAACATTGGAAAGAGATCGTTCCCCACCGCGAGGACGTGCTTCTCAGCGGGTTCGAGCTATTCGACGACTACCTGGTGCTCGAAGAGCGCAAAGACGGTTTGAACCAACTGCGGGTTCGGCCCCGGTCTGACGAAGAGTACCTCGTCGACTTCGGCGAGCCGACGTACCTCGCGTTCATCGACATCAACATGGAGGCCGACACACCGACGCTGCGCTACACCTATACCTCGTTGACGACGCCCTGGTCGACCTATGACTATGACATGGCCAGTCGGCAAAAGACGCTTCTCAAACGTGAAGAAGTCGTCGGGGGCTACGATCCGTCGGACTACACGACCGATCGGCTCTGGGCCACGGCACGGGACGGAACGAGAGTGCCCCTTTCGATCGTTTTCTCCAAGAGCTTCGAGAAAGACGGCACCCGTCCCCTGCTCCTCTACGGCTACGGTTCTTATGGCTACAGCCTGGATCCGGTGTTCGAATCCGCTTTGCTGAGTCTTCTCGATCGCGGTTTCGCGTTCGCCATCGCCCACGTTCGGGGTGGCGAGGAGATGGGACGGGAGTGGTACGAGAGGGGCAAGCTCCTCGACAAGAAGAACACGTTCACCGACTTCATCGACTGCGCGCAGTTCCTCGTCGAGGAAGGCTATGCCAGCCGCGACCGCCTCTTCGCCGTCGGAGGAAGCGCCGGGGGCCTTCTCATGGGAGCCGTCGTCAACATGGCCCCCGAGCTCTTCAAAGGAGTCGTGGCGGAGGTGCCTTTCGTCGACGTCGTCACTACGATGCTCGATCCCGACATCCCGCTGACGGCCAGCGAGTACGACGAATGGGGCGATCCCAACAAGAAAGACTACTACGATTACATGCTCTCCTATTCACCCTATGACAACGTGGTGCCCAAGGCTTATCCCAACCTGCTCGTGACCACGGGATATCACGATTCTCAAGTCCAGTACTGGGAGCCGGCCAAATGGGTCGCAAAGTTGCGAGCGATCAAGACCGACGAGAACCTTCTGCTTCTCAAGACCAACATGGAGGCAGGTCACGGCGGCCCCTCGGGCCGCTTCCGTTATCATCGCCAGACGGCGCTCGAGTACGCGTTCTTTCTGAATCTCGCGGGAATCACCGAATAGGCGAACGACCGCTCGAGTACCGACCGTTCGCACCGTCGCCGCGAATGGACCATAATCTCCCTGGTCCGGCCGAAGGCGGAGGCGACGGGTCATGAATGCGACGAAGCGAATCACGGAGGCAGGTGCCGCCTTTCTCACGGTGCTGGGCATCACGCTCGCCGAGCCCGCGCAATCGAGTAGCCCGGAGACGTTCACGCTACTCGAGGCGACGATCGGCGACGTTCACGCCGCCATGCTCTCGGGACGCATCACATGTCGCGAGCTGGTGCAGAGTTATCTCGACCGCATCGAAGCCTACGACAAACAGGGTCCCAACTTGAACGCCGTCCAGACCTTGAACCCGCGAGCGCTCGAAGAAGCGGACCAGCTCGACGAAGCCCGCGAGTCCGGCGGGAAGCTGTTCGGGCCCTTGCACTGCATCCCCGTTCTCCTCAAAGACCAGGTCGAGACCGGCGATATGCCCACGACTTACGGCTCCGCGGTTTTTCGAGATTTCGTTCCCATTCGCGACGCCACCATCGTCGAGAAGATGAGATCGGCGGGGGCCATCATTCTCGCTAAGACGACGATGGGAGAGTTCGCCTCCCGCTACGTGGGCTCCGCTTTCGGCATCATACGCAATGCCTACGACCCCACCCGCAACCCGAGCGGCTCATCCGGCGGAACCGGCGCAGGCATCGCCGCCAACTTCGGGATGGTCGGGATCGGTGAAGACACGGGAGGCTCGATTCGAGGGCCGGCCGCGGTTCATAGCCTCGTCGGGTTGAGACCCACCGTGCCTCTCGTCAGCCGATTCGGCATGATGCCCGCGAAGCCCGCGAACGACACGCTCGGCCCCATGACTCGAACCGTCGGTGACGCCGCCATTCTGCTCGACGTCATCGCCGGGTACGATCCCAACGACCCGATGACCGCCTACGTGGTCGGGCATATTCCCGATTCCTACAGCGCGTTTCTCCGTGCCGATGGCCTCGAAGGGGCGCGGCTCGGGATCGTCCGCGAGCCCATGGATCCCAAGACCGATCGGGAATCGGAAGATTACCGGAAGGTGAGGACGGTGATCGACGCCGCGATTCGCGATCTCGGATCGCTCGGCGCCGAGCTCGTCGACCCCGTCACCATTCCCGACGCTCAGAAGCTCATCGAGAAGACCTACGACGAGAACGATTATGAAACTGAGGAAGCGACGAATGGTTATCTCGCCGAACATCCCAATGCACCCGCTTCCACTCTTCGACAGATACTGGTCACGGGCACGGTCACGCCCTGGCGCGCGACGAGCCTGTTGAACGTCGTTGGGAAGTCGACGAACGACGCCGCCTACCTTACCGCCCTGCACGCGAAGGAACGGCTTCGCCTGAGCGTCGTGAAGCTGATGGCCGACCTCGAGCTCGATGCGCTCGTCTATGCCACTTTCGATCACCAACCGACGCCCATCGCCCCCGACGTCCTCACGAACCCGAAACCCGACGATGCCTACGGAATCGGTAACAACCGCTACTTGAGCCCGGTGATCGGCTTTCCCGCAATCACCGTGCCCGCGGGCTTCACCGCCGACGCGCTTCCGGTAGGCATCGAGCTCATGGGACGGCCGTTCACCGAGGGCATGCTCCTGCAATACGCTTACGCCTACGAGCAGAAGACGCGCCATCGTAAGCCTCCGGAAACGACTCCGGAGCTCAAACCGAGGGCTCGGCAGTCACAGTAGCTTCATGCCGTCGAGGCTCGAAACAGACCCAGCCTCGTTCATGGCAGCCCCGCTCGATCGTTCAAGCTTCGTGAACCCACCGACCGCCGATCATCGTACGCTCGACAGGCACGTCGATGAGCGTCGAGGGTTCGACTCGCGTCGGATCTTGACCCAGGACGACCAGATCCGCGAGCTTGCCGGCCTCGATGGAACCCTTGTCGTTCTCCTCGTAGGATGCGTAGGCGCCGTGGAGGGTCCCGACACGAATGGCCTCCATGACGCTGATCTTCTGCTGCGGACCCCAGACGTTGCCTCTTGCGTCGGTACGGGTCACGCTCGACTGTAGCGCCATCATCGGCTCGAACGGCCCCGGAGGGTAATCGGACGTCTGCGTAACCCTGATTCCGGCATCGAGGAAGCTCCGGACGGCGAACATCCGCTCCAACCGTTCGGGTCCGTAGTGGACCATTTTCTCTCCATGATAGTAGACGTAGGTGGAGAACGGGTTCGGGATGGCACCCAGGGCGCGGATGCGCCTAACGAGATCGTCGTTGATGACCGTGCAATGTTCGAGCCGGAACCGAGGGTCCGGGCGCGGATTCTCTTTCTGGAGTGTCTCGTAGACCCGCAGGGTGATATCGATGCCGACGTCGCCGTTCGCGTGGATCGCCAGCTGCCATCCCGCGTCGTGGGCCTTTCGCGACTGCTCCAGGAGGTCCTCCTCCTTCGTCACGATGATGCCGTAATCATCGGGCCGGCCGATAAAGGGCTCGCTCAGGCGCGCCGTCCTCTCCGAGATGGAGCCATCGCAAATCTGCTTCACCGCTCCCACCTTGACCCACTCGTCACCGAGCCCGCTGCGAATGCCGGCT is a window encoding:
- a CDS encoding S9 family peptidase; protein product: MRIAILLALALLAPSFTSAQGLAPPVAKVVPYKLEAHGQVRTDNYYWLKERDDPDVVAYLEAENAYLDRMMGHTKGLQDALFREITGRIKKDDDSVPYRYQGDYYYRRYEQDEEYPIYCRKKGSPEGQEEVLVDADELAKGYEFFSIRVSPFSVSPSGATLAFAVDTVGRRFYTVRFKNLVSGAMYEEEIRNVTGNGVWANDGKTYFYTKQHPETLRWYRVYRHVVGTDPIQDVLVYEEKDETFDVSVLRTKSERYVMIRSSQTLSTEYRLLDANEPQGDFTVIQPRERDHEYFVDHHGDRLTIRTNWNATNFRLMETPVTSPTKEHWKEIVPHREDVLLSGFELFDDYLVLEERKDGLNQLRVRPRSDEEYLVDFGEPTYLAFIDINMEADTPTLRYTYTSLTTPWSTYDYDMASRQKTLLKREEVVGGYDPSDYTTDRLWATARDGTRVPLSIVFSKSFEKDGTRPLLLYGYGSYGYSLDPVFESALLSLLDRGFAFAIAHVRGGEEMGREWYERGKLLDKKNTFTDFIDCAQFLVEEGYASRDRLFAVGGSAGGLLMGAVVNMAPELFKGVVAEVPFVDVVTTMLDPDIPLTASEYDEWGDPNKKDYYDYMLSYSPYDNVVPKAYPNLLVTTGYHDSQVQYWEPAKWVAKLRAIKTDENLLLLKTNMEAGHGGPSGRFRYHRQTALEYAFFLNLAGITE
- a CDS encoding amidase family protein, translating into MNATKRITEAGAAFLTVLGITLAEPAQSSSPETFTLLEATIGDVHAAMLSGRITCRELVQSYLDRIEAYDKQGPNLNAVQTLNPRALEEADQLDEARESGGKLFGPLHCIPVLLKDQVETGDMPTTYGSAVFRDFVPIRDATIVEKMRSAGAIILAKTTMGEFASRYVGSAFGIIRNAYDPTRNPSGSSGGTGAGIAANFGMVGIGEDTGGSIRGPAAVHSLVGLRPTVPLVSRFGMMPAKPANDTLGPMTRTVGDAAILLDVIAGYDPNDPMTAYVVGHIPDSYSAFLRADGLEGARLGIVREPMDPKTDRESEDYRKVRTVIDAAIRDLGSLGAELVDPVTIPDAQKLIEKTYDENDYETEEATNGYLAEHPNAPASTLRQILVTGTVTPWRATSLLNVVGKSTNDAAYLTALHAKERLRLSVVKLMADLELDALVYATFDHQPTPIAPDVLTNPKPDDAYGIGNNRYLSPVIGFPAITVPAGFTADALPVGIELMGRPFTEGMLLQYAYAYEQKTRHRKPPETTPELKPRARQSQ